From a single Raphanus sativus cultivar WK10039 chromosome 3, ASM80110v3, whole genome shotgun sequence genomic region:
- the LOC108845866 gene encoding transcription repressor MYB6 isoform X1: MGRSPCCEKAHTNKGAWTNEEDQRLIDYIRIHGEGCWRSLPKSAGLTRLLRCGKSCRLRWINYLRPDLKRGNFSDEEDKVIIKLHSLLGNKWSLIAGRLPGRTDNEIKNYWNTHIKRKLLSHGIDPQTHRPIKDSETVPSQLSTAVIVPPQNDAVEKSFTVRQKTENFSDNVASTSGTTTDEDLQQNGGCYYNDYSGDRELNLDLTLGSGSTSFVRSGRKSGTGSSADSKPGRVPVMAARLSLL, translated from the exons ATGGGAAGATCTCCTTGTTGCGAGAAAGCCCACACAAACAAAGGAGCTTGGACCAACGAAGAAGACCAACGTCTCATCGACTACATCCGTATTCACGGTGAAGGTTGCTGGCGTTCACTTCCCAAATCCGCAGGTCTCACAA GATTGTTACGGTGTGGTAAGAGTTGTAGATTGAGATGGATTAATTACCTTCGTCCTGATCTCAAACGTGGCAATTTTTCtgatgaagaagacaaagttATCATCAAACTCCACAGCTTACTCGGCAACAA ATGGTCTTTAATCGCTGGAAGATTACCAGGAAGAACAGacaatgaaattaaaaattattggaACACTCATATTAAAAGGAAGCTTCTTAGCCACGGAATCGACCCACAAACTCATCGTCCGATCAAAGATTCCGAAACGGTGCCGTCTCAGTTATCAACCGCCGTTATTGTTCCACCTCAGAACGACGCCGTTGAAAAGTCTTTTACCGTCAGACAGAAGACGGAAAATTTCTCCGATAACGTAGCATCCACAAGCGGCACGACGACTGATGAGGATCTCCAGCAGAACGGTGGTTGTTATTACAATGATTATTCAGGAGACAGAGAGTTGAATCTGGACTTAACTCTTGGGTCCGGGTCAACTTCTTTCGTCAGGTCGGGTCGGAAAAGTGGAACCGGATCATCAGCAGATTCAAAGCCGGGGCGGGTTCCAGTGATGGCGGCGCGTTTGTCACTGTTGTGA
- the LOC108845866 gene encoding transcription repressor MYB6 isoform X2, with protein sequence MGRSPCCEKAHTNKGAWTNEEDQRLIDYIRIHGEGCWRSLPKSAGLLRCGKSCRLRWINYLRPDLKRGNFSDEEDKVIIKLHSLLGNKWSLIAGRLPGRTDNEIKNYWNTHIKRKLLSHGIDPQTHRPIKDSETVPSQLSTAVIVPPQNDAVEKSFTVRQKTENFSDNVASTSGTTTDEDLQQNGGCYYNDYSGDRELNLDLTLGSGSTSFVRSGRKSGTGSSADSKPGRVPVMAARLSLL encoded by the exons ATGGGAAGATCTCCTTGTTGCGAGAAAGCCCACACAAACAAAGGAGCTTGGACCAACGAAGAAGACCAACGTCTCATCGACTACATCCGTATTCACGGTGAAGGTTGCTGGCGTTCACTTCCCAAATCCGCAG GATTGTTACGGTGTGGTAAGAGTTGTAGATTGAGATGGATTAATTACCTTCGTCCTGATCTCAAACGTGGCAATTTTTCtgatgaagaagacaaagttATCATCAAACTCCACAGCTTACTCGGCAACAA ATGGTCTTTAATCGCTGGAAGATTACCAGGAAGAACAGacaatgaaattaaaaattattggaACACTCATATTAAAAGGAAGCTTCTTAGCCACGGAATCGACCCACAAACTCATCGTCCGATCAAAGATTCCGAAACGGTGCCGTCTCAGTTATCAACCGCCGTTATTGTTCCACCTCAGAACGACGCCGTTGAAAAGTCTTTTACCGTCAGACAGAAGACGGAAAATTTCTCCGATAACGTAGCATCCACAAGCGGCACGACGACTGATGAGGATCTCCAGCAGAACGGTGGTTGTTATTACAATGATTATTCAGGAGACAGAGAGTTGAATCTGGACTTAACTCTTGGGTCCGGGTCAACTTCTTTCGTCAGGTCGGGTCGGAAAAGTGGAACCGGATCATCAGCAGATTCAAAGCCGGGGCGGGTTCCAGTGATGGCGGCGCGTTTGTCACTGTTGTGA